In Dyadobacter sp. NIV53, a single window of DNA contains:
- a CDS encoding Hsp70 family protein: MIPHVGIDLGTTFSCVSFLDENGIPVIIRSSDGQQTTPSVIWYDGKVAYVGKKANDRKLQVNSPIYEFIKRDIGKKVAHRYVINGWDFGACGMSAVILKKLKMEAFYHFKKKGWLSPDDTIQNLIIPAVITVPAYFGSKERHETKLAGNAAGFEVIAIINEPTAAALTYGFNLSDSKKILVFDLGGGTFDVTILQIGNGEAKAIASDGADQLGGKDWDAIIENYLFAEFERQTQNEIPDDMSWELQKQALESKYQLSENPEASIFLNASGSNAEITLYREREEDDFAFYGDGLSALDEDNKFYFEERSENLLTLCKAIMHSMLEKAKLTWNDIDDIVLAGGSSRMPMIPKMLENISGKAIRRNIPGYNFDTAVSQGAALYGRNTNRVIDISSKSIGIEVKQAGKPIIEHLIKKNTPLPFRITDTFPAEENAVLLVYEGESTNPVDCILRGRLELGNPSGQVIVGLAIDISGVIYATVEANGAKAQLKIKSDDDDIDFKELKEKIDLIDIRL; encoded by the coding sequence ATGATCCCGCACGTAGGTATAGATTTGGGTACAACATTTTCGTGTGTCAGTTTTCTGGATGAAAACGGTATTCCCGTTATTATCAGGAGCAGTGACGGACAGCAAACAACGCCCTCTGTAATATGGTATGATGGAAAAGTTGCATATGTAGGAAAAAAGGCCAACGACCGGAAATTACAGGTAAATTCCCCTATTTATGAATTTATTAAAAGAGATATAGGAAAAAAGGTTGCCCATAGATATGTAATCAATGGTTGGGATTTTGGTGCATGCGGAATGTCTGCCGTTATTCTCAAAAAATTAAAAATGGAGGCCTTTTATCACTTTAAAAAAAAGGGATGGCTTTCTCCTGATGATACAATTCAAAATCTGATTATTCCTGCAGTAATTACTGTTCCTGCATACTTTGGGTCAAAAGAACGTCATGAAACAAAATTGGCAGGAAATGCTGCCGGCTTTGAAGTAATTGCCATTATTAATGAACCAACAGCAGCCGCACTGACCTACGGATTTAATTTATCTGACTCAAAAAAAATCCTTGTATTTGATCTGGGCGGTGGGACCTTTGATGTAACGATATTACAAATTGGTAATGGTGAGGCAAAAGCAATTGCTTCGGATGGTGCAGATCAGCTTGGCGGAAAGGATTGGGACGCGATTATCGAAAATTATTTGTTCGCAGAATTCGAACGTCAGACCCAAAACGAAATTCCTGATGATATGAGCTGGGAGTTGCAAAAACAGGCTCTCGAAAGTAAATACCAGCTTTCGGAAAACCCGGAAGCATCTATATTCCTGAATGCCTCGGGAAGTAATGCGGAAATAACTTTGTATCGTGAAAGGGAAGAAGACGACTTTGCTTTTTATGGCGATGGGCTTAGTGCGCTGGATGAGGATAACAAATTCTATTTTGAAGAGCGTTCGGAAAACTTACTTACACTTTGTAAAGCGATCATGCATAGTATGCTTGAAAAAGCAAAACTTACGTGGAATGACATTGACGATATTGTACTGGCCGGCGGTTCATCCCGAATGCCAATGATCCCCAAAATGCTGGAAAATATTTCCGGAAAAGCGATCAGGCGGAATATACCAGGATATAATTTTGATACAGCGGTTTCCCAGGGTGCTGCACTTTATGGAAGGAATACAAACCGGGTGATTGACATCAGTTCCAAATCTATCGGAATAGAAGTAAAGCAGGCCGGCAAACCAATTATTGAACATCTGATTAAAAAAAATACGCCACTGCCGTTTAGAATTACCGACACTTTCCCGGCAGAGGAAAATGCCGTATTGCTTGTTTATGAAGGTGAAAGTACCAATCCTGTTGATTGTATTTTAAGAGGCCGGCTTGAACTTGGAAATCCATCAGGACAGGTTATCGTAGGGTTAGCCATTGATATTTCGGGAGTTATTTATGCAACGGTTGAAGCTAATGGAGCAAAAGCGCAGCTCAAAATAAAATCCGATGATGATGATATAGATTTTAAAGAATTGAAGGAGAAAATTGATCTAATTGATATAAGGCTTTAA